The following coding sequences are from one Streptomyces venezuelae window:
- a CDS encoding pRL2-8 — MAPKPTPGGECPQCWAHAHDKRIHKALKGRQCEPCLDHLHNGCPVLVPKKPSFWW, encoded by the coding sequence GTGGCCCCCAAGCCGACCCCCGGCGGTGAGTGTCCGCAGTGCTGGGCGCACGCCCACGACAAGCGTATCCACAAGGCACTCAAGGGCAGGCAGTGCGAGCCCTGCCTTGACCACCTGCACAACGGCTGCCCGGTCCTCGTACCCAAGAAGCCGTCCTTCTGGTGGTGA